Proteins found in one Arachis stenosperma cultivar V10309 chromosome 8, arast.V10309.gnm1.PFL2, whole genome shotgun sequence genomic segment:
- the LOC130946073 gene encoding tobamovirus multiplication protein 2A-like, whose amino-acid sequence MASKPFVESILQLINTFFIICGLWTLGYGIICLLKWKQNPLKDPIPNSNNAKLMIVHRLLLSVELSKPSFDLLPKAWFIYLLIGIGGILLIISCSGFYCVFLALLVIVELWSAAFIFFTHNWEKVIPKDTSGRFISVYGFMNVHWSVLRWIGLGVFVLQVIAMLLALYLRSVFKRDDNDNDDNERIVHLPRVRPSNNNYRIHEIPIVPKPNIQQPIRPHN is encoded by the exons ATGGCTAGTAAACCCTTTGTGGAGTCAATTTTACAGTTAATCAACACATTCTTCATCATATGTGGATTATGGACATTGGGTTATGGAATAATTTGTTTATTGAAGTGGAAGCAAAACCCATTGAAGGATCCAATTCCTAATAGCAATAATGCCAAATTGATGATTGTTCATCGCCTATTGCTTTCTGTTGAACTTTCAAAACCCTCTTTTGATTTACTTCCTAAGGCTTG gTTTATCTACCTCCTAATCGGAATTGGTGGAATACTCCTCATTATCTCTTGTAGTGGATTT TATTGTGTGTTCTTGGCTCTACTTGTCATAGTTGAGCTGTGGAGTGCAGCTTTCATATTCTTCACACACAATTGGGAAAAG GTTATTCCAAAAGATACAAGTGGTAGATTTATCTCAGTTTATGGCTTCATGAATGTCCATTGGAGTGTCCTCAGATGGATTGGTCTTGGTGTTTTTGTATTacag GTGATCGCTATGCTTCTAGCATTATACTTGAGATCAGTGTTCAAGCGtgatgataatgataatgatgataatgaaCGCATTGTGCATCTTCCTCGTGTTAGACCATCCAATAATAATTACAGGATTCATGAAATTCCAATAGTACCAAAGCCAAATATCCAACAACCTATAAGGCCAcataattag
- the LOC130943759 gene encoding G-type lectin S-receptor-like serine/threonine-protein kinase LECRK2, with the protein MAKTRTFSFSNSLLQTLLVFFVITPIITAIPDCINPSNALSTQSSSPWTSPSKDFAFGFQFVQFKDPRYVPLLSIYFTKSPNNTIVWYAKPNQEIPVGSSINITNNGLVIYNPKGSEIWSRPEKKDKRVTCASMKDNGNFVLKDKDGNIVWESFEEPSDTLLPGQNFSKSQPFNLQARQSETNFSTSNNFNLSWQDDGNLVLYYSQNHQEHEQAQNYAYWATGTDGRGSRLFFDEFGRIYVTDDNNTELFQVTNGTPGSTQYFYMARIESDGVFRLYD; encoded by the coding sequence ATGGCCAAAACACGTACCTTTTCTTTTTCCAATTCCCTGCTTCAAACTCTACTTGTCTTCTTCGTAATCACTCCTATAATCACTGCTATTCCAGATTGTATTAATCCAAGTAATGCCCTCTCTACACAATCTTCATCTCCATGGACTTCACCATCCAAAGATTTTGCCTTCGGTTTCCAATTTGTTCAATTCAAGGATCCACGCTATGTCCCTCTGCTCTCCATCTACTTCACCAAATCACCCAACAACACCATTGTTTGGTACGCGAAACCCAACCAGGAAATCCCGGTTGGGTCCTCTATCAATATCACAAACAATGGTCTCGTCATATATAACCCCAAAGGAAGTGAAATTTGGTCCCGTCCAGAAAAGAAGGACAAAAGGGTAACTTGTGCTTCTATGAAAGATAATGGAAACTTTGTTCTTAAAGACAAAGACGGTAATATAGTTTGGGAGAGTTTTGAAGAACCAAGCGACACGCTTCTCCCCGGTCAGAATTTTTCCAAGTCTCAACCATTCAATTTGCAAGCTCGTCAATCGGAAACAAATTTCTCAACTAGCAATAACTTCAATCTCAGCTGGCAAGACGATGGCAATTTGGTACTTTACTATTCTCAAAATCACCAAGAACATGAACAGGCGCAGAATTATGCATACTGGGCAACCGGAACTGACGGTCGCGGATCGCGTTTATTCTTCGATGAGTTCGGACGGATTTACGTTACGGATGATAATAACACGGAGCTGTTCCAAGTAACAAACGGGACCCCAGGTTCAACTCAATATTTTTACATGGCGAGAATTGAATCTGATGGAGTCTTCAGGCTGTACGATTAA
- the LOC130943758 gene encoding G-type lectin S-receptor-like serine/threonine-protein kinase LECRK3 translates to MNGKPQCMCPDNYSYFVQPNDPNNLTSCRPDFPPPSCLLHGWETDPAKVDFQERQNLNWPFSDYEFTSGDFDKYTCRERCGGDCFCAAAVYYVDKNNVANCWKKKYPLSNGRYSTTAENGTIVFLKFRKAGYGNQHRSYLTLILSFLLGSSVFLNILLVLGILGIYMFLRKRKMLGQQLVASLAPETVRSYTYKELEKATRGFKQRLGQGAFGTVYKGVLELGSNTKRYVAIKKLDKVVEEGENEFKTEVSVIGQTHHRNLVRLLGYCDEGEHRLLVYEYMSNGSLANFLFGISRPHWNQRVQIGLGIAKGLTYLHEECNTQFIHCDIKPQNILLDDLFAPRISDFGLAKLLLAEQTRATRTHARGTIGYFAPEWFTKASITSKVDVYSFGVVLLELICCKSSIVFSMSNDEEQALIDWAYDCYKHGKLVQFVENDEEAKNDIRRVEKHVMVAIWCVQDDPSLRPSMKKVAQMLEDVIAVPLPPRPSMFCSSSATSLSSVSF, encoded by the coding sequence ATGAATGGAAAGCCTCAATGCATGTGTCCGGATAATTATTCCTATTTTGTGCAGCCTAATGATCCAAACAACTTAACAAGTTGTAGGCCGGATTTTCCGCCTCCCAGCTGTCTGCTCCACGGCTGGGAGACGGATCCAGCCAAGGTGGATTTCCAAGAACGGCAGAATTTGAACTGGCCTTTCTCCGATTACGAGTTCACGAGCGGTGATTTCGATAAGTACACGTGTCGAGAAAGGTGCGGTGGCGATTGCTTCTGTGCTGCGGCTGTATACTACGTTGATAAGAACAACGTGGCAAATTGTTGGAAGAAGAAGTACCCTTTGAGTAATGGAAGGTATAGTACGACAGCCGAAAATGGAACAATAGTGTTCCTCAAGTTTCGCAAGGCAGGGTATGGAAACCAACATCGATCTTATCTAACACTTATTTTGTCGTTTCTTCTTGGAAGCTCGGTTTTCCTCAACATTCTGTTGGTGTTGGGAATTCTTGGAATTTACATGTTCTTGCGCAAGAGAAAGATGTTAGGGCAGCAACTGGTTGCGAGCTTGGCGCCGGAGACGGTTAGAAGCTACACATACAAAGAGCTTGAGAAGGCGACACGTGGATTCAAACAGAGATTGGGTCAAGGTGCTTTTGGAACTGTGTATAAAGGGGTATTAGAATTAGGGTCTAATACAAAAAGATATGTAGCTattaagaagttagataaggtGGTTGAAGAAGGTGAAAATGAATTCAAAACAGAGGTGAGTGTGATAGGCCAAACCCACCACCGGAATTTGGTTCGCTTGCTTGGTTACTGCGACGAAGGGGAGCATCGTCTTCTTGTGTACGAGTACATGAGCAATGGTTCATTGGCGAACTTTCTCTTTGGGATTTCTAGGCCTCATTGGAATCAAAGAGTGCAAATTGGATTGGGAATAGCTAAAGGACTCACATACTTGCACGAAGAGTGTAACACCCAATTCATTCATTGCGATATAAAGCCTCAAAACATTCTTCTGGACGACTTATTTGCGCCCAGGATATCCGATTTTGGGCTGGCAAAGCTGTTGTTGGCAGAGCAAACTCGCGCCACTAGGACGCACGCGAGAGGGACTATTGGATACTTTGCACCTGAATGGTTTACAAAAGCTTCAATCACAAGCAAAGTGGATGTTTATAGCTTTGGAGTGGTGCTGCTAGAGCTCATATGCTGCAAATCCAGTATTGTGTTTTCAATGTCAAATGATGAAGAACAAGCTCTTATAGATTGGGCATATGATTGTTACAAACATGGAAAATTGGTTCAGTTTGTTGAGAATGATGAGGAGGCAAAGAATGATATTAGGAGGGTAGAAAAACATGTTATGGTAGCAATTTGGTGCGTTCAAGATGATCCTTCACTAAGGCCTTCTATGAAGAAGGTTGCTCAAATGCTTGAGGATGTTATTGCTGTACCTTTGCCACCTCGACCTTCCATGTTTTGTTCATCATCTGCAACTTCGTTAAGTAGTGtttctttttga
- the LOC130945219 gene encoding protein EMSY-LIKE 3-like isoform X1: MDYEPFDSSGTDDDLPPAHQNRIPRGGGRLAGNGRSAVGSIPYPRMYGDVDMEAQIHQLEQEAYSSVLRAFKAQADAITWEKESLITELRKELRLSNEEHRELLSRVNADDVIRRIREWRQAGGHQPGVGNTGPALHDSNPSPTVSAPHKKAKITPSGATRSLGVPSSSFHPQPLTTPHQPSSSGPKRGSVPGSKAKKQKPGQMPPGASSMKQFPSGRGGRNQVPNNRVGDLAEGASFDSLIGRRVRTKWPDDNNFYEAVIADFNPANGLHNLVYDMGSANETWEWVNLSEISPEDIQWVGEDPGINLRGGIAGPGHGMNRPVGRDSVPGAGRGRGIPKGQSRKDILSSQNGIGKKAPDDIQILHTDTLIKEVERVFSVNRPDPSEVDKAKKVLNDHEQALIDAIARLEDLSDGESDGGGHHFSHAQSMDRD, encoded by the exons ATGGACTACGAACCCTTCGATAGTAGTG GAACCGATGATGATCTTCCACCAGCACACCAAAATAGGATTCCCAGGGGTGGAGGTCGTCTTGCTGGGAATGGTAGATCTGCTGTGGGTTCAATTCCATACCCCAGGATGTATGGTGATGTTGATATGGAAGCACAAATTCACCAACTTGAGCAGGAAGCATACAGTTCAGTTCTACGAGCCTTTAAAGCTCAAGCTGATGCCATTACTTGg GAGAAAGAAAGTTTGATTACAGAACTGAGAAAAGAACTGAGATTGTCAAATGAGGAACACAGAGAACTTCTAAGTCGGGTTAATGCGGATGACGTGATTCGAAGGATAAG AGAATGGAGACAGGCAGGTGGCCATCAGCCAGGCGTCGGAAATACTGGTCCAGCACTTCATGATTCTAATCCCAGCCCAACAGTCTCTGCACCTCACAAAAAGGCCAAGATAACGCCATCTGGAGCAACACGGTCTTTAGGTGtgccttcttcttcatttcatCCCCAACCACTGACTACGCCCCACCAGCCATCTTCTTCGGGACCCAAACGAGGATCTGTTCCTGGATCAAAGGCAAAGAAGCAAAAACCT GGTCAAATGCCACCTGGTGCATCTTCAATGAAGCAATTTCCATCAGGACGAGGTGGAAGGAATCAAGTGCCTAATAATAGGGTGGGTGACCTAGCTGAGGGAGCATCATTTGATTCATTGATTGGTAGGAGAGTGCGGACAAAATGGCCCGATGACAATAACTTCTATGAAGCTGTTATCGCAGACTTCAATCCGGCTAAT GGCCTACATAATCTGGTCTATGACATGGGAAGTGCAAATGAGACATGGGAATGGGTTAATCTTTCAGAG ATATCTCCTGAAGATATTCAATGGGTGGGTGAGGATCCTGGAATCAATCTTCGTGGGGGTATAGCGGGTCCTGGGCATGGGATGAATAGGCCTGTCGGACGTGATAGTGTTCCAGGGGCCGGAAGAGGTAGGGGAATTCCAAAGGGGCAATCCAGGAAAGATATTTTGTCATCACAGAATGGCATAGGAAAGAAAGCTCCAGATGATATACAAATACTTCACACAGACACACTAATCAAGGAG GTGGAGAGAGTATTCAGTGTGAATCGTCCTGATCCCTCTGAAGTTGACAAAGCAAAGAAAGTATTGAAT GATCATGAGCAAGCTCTTATTGATGCCATTGCAAGACTTGAAGATCTTTCTGATGGTGAGAGTG ATGGTGGTGGTCACCATTTCTCTCATGCTCAATCAATGGATAGAGACTAA
- the LOC130945219 gene encoding protein EMSY-LIKE 3-like isoform X2, giving the protein MDYEPFDSSGTDDDLPPAHQNRIPRGGGRLAGNGRSAVGSIPYPRMYGDVDMEAQIHQLEQEAYSSVLRAFKAQADAITWEKESLITELRKELRLSNEEHRELLSRVNADDVIRRIREWRQAGGHQPGVGNTGPALHDSNPSPTVSAPHKKAKITPSGATRSLGVPSSSFHPQPLTTPHQPSSSGPKRGSVPGSKAKKQKPGQMPPGASSMKQFPSGRGGRNQVPNNRVGDLAEGASFDSLIGRRVRTKWPDDNNFYEAVIADFNPANGLHNLVYDMGSANETWEWVNLSEISPEDIQWVGEDPGINLRGGIAGPGHGMNRPVGRDSVPGAGRGRGIPKGQSRKDILSSQNGIGKKAPDDIQILHTDTLIKEVERVFSVNRPDPSEVDKAKKVLNDHEQALIDAIARLEDLSDDGGGHHFSHAQSMDRD; this is encoded by the exons ATGGACTACGAACCCTTCGATAGTAGTG GAACCGATGATGATCTTCCACCAGCACACCAAAATAGGATTCCCAGGGGTGGAGGTCGTCTTGCTGGGAATGGTAGATCTGCTGTGGGTTCAATTCCATACCCCAGGATGTATGGTGATGTTGATATGGAAGCACAAATTCACCAACTTGAGCAGGAAGCATACAGTTCAGTTCTACGAGCCTTTAAAGCTCAAGCTGATGCCATTACTTGg GAGAAAGAAAGTTTGATTACAGAACTGAGAAAAGAACTGAGATTGTCAAATGAGGAACACAGAGAACTTCTAAGTCGGGTTAATGCGGATGACGTGATTCGAAGGATAAG AGAATGGAGACAGGCAGGTGGCCATCAGCCAGGCGTCGGAAATACTGGTCCAGCACTTCATGATTCTAATCCCAGCCCAACAGTCTCTGCACCTCACAAAAAGGCCAAGATAACGCCATCTGGAGCAACACGGTCTTTAGGTGtgccttcttcttcatttcatCCCCAACCACTGACTACGCCCCACCAGCCATCTTCTTCGGGACCCAAACGAGGATCTGTTCCTGGATCAAAGGCAAAGAAGCAAAAACCT GGTCAAATGCCACCTGGTGCATCTTCAATGAAGCAATTTCCATCAGGACGAGGTGGAAGGAATCAAGTGCCTAATAATAGGGTGGGTGACCTAGCTGAGGGAGCATCATTTGATTCATTGATTGGTAGGAGAGTGCGGACAAAATGGCCCGATGACAATAACTTCTATGAAGCTGTTATCGCAGACTTCAATCCGGCTAAT GGCCTACATAATCTGGTCTATGACATGGGAAGTGCAAATGAGACATGGGAATGGGTTAATCTTTCAGAG ATATCTCCTGAAGATATTCAATGGGTGGGTGAGGATCCTGGAATCAATCTTCGTGGGGGTATAGCGGGTCCTGGGCATGGGATGAATAGGCCTGTCGGACGTGATAGTGTTCCAGGGGCCGGAAGAGGTAGGGGAATTCCAAAGGGGCAATCCAGGAAAGATATTTTGTCATCACAGAATGGCATAGGAAAGAAAGCTCCAGATGATATACAAATACTTCACACAGACACACTAATCAAGGAG GTGGAGAGAGTATTCAGTGTGAATCGTCCTGATCCCTCTGAAGTTGACAAAGCAAAGAAAGTATTGAAT GATCATGAGCAAGCTCTTATTGATGCCATTGCAAGACTTGAAGATCTTTCTGATG ATGGTGGTGGTCACCATTTCTCTCATGCTCAATCAATGGATAGAGACTAA